The Onychostoma macrolepis isolate SWU-2019 chromosome 20, ASM1243209v1, whole genome shotgun sequence nucleotide sequence GTTTCTGGAACCGTGTCGAACTGTGAGGAGCAAACCTGTCATTATTACTGCACAGACAAACACCTTACCCTCAGGAGTTATAGCCTCATCGATTTAGGACAAAATAGATAAATGGTGAAGATTTATTCCAGGACATTGAACAGAATTCcctaaaaaaagcattttttttttttttttaaataaacgcGATACATGCGAGTGTAAAGTAAGTCGCACAACGCAATTTTACcacttaaataaattaatttatcacGTTTAAATAGAGTAATCTAGGAGAATTTAGAGCTCTGAACTTTGACTTCTGACAAGGTTCTTTCAAAGTTATAAACAAACATTCCTCCAGTAACATTTATAGAACGTTGGTCAAAGTTTTAAGTAGTAATCTCAACACGTTGTTAATACATCAGGCATTCATCAAATGTAGCCTATGTTACTACTTGTTACTTGTTTCAgaacgttcagagaacattcaacatgttctcataatgtttgcaaaataaaatgaaacgtTCCTTTAATTTTTTCGCTTTCCCCATTAAtgttcacaataaaaaaaaaaaacataacttaATGGGAATGTGAGCAAAATACACAAGCGAATTGCTCAAAAATGTCCATTTATTGCATGTTTTCATAGAGAAGAAATGGAATGCAAAAATCGTTCGGCGTGAACGCCAGAGCTGGGCAgtactgattacatgtaatctggattgtatcagattccaaaaattgaGTAGGcctacttgtaattagattaaaatactcgtaatcggactacagttacttttatgGATTAGatattatttacacaaaaatgtattcataatttattgagtctttttaattttcctttctaaaatagcccaCCGCTGTACAGTCAGAAACTTTTCTGGTTTTCTGGACCttcacacagagatcagtcattagtcaggtgctACACAGACCTTTAAAATGCACCTGTAAAATTGTCACCTGAACgtctttcacctaatatatttacttgaagtacacctgagattttaaaataaatattttaataatgaagtaTCACATTTTCACATTCATTGGTTCTGTGACATTGGTTAAtgatcacatgacatgcaggtaaacaaataaaatatttcatttttcagtaagtgttttatcttaatcattttaaaattgttttaacttaacatttttatgatttcattatttattagcttaatctaaaagtagtctgattatattacctaaaaagtgtaatgtaatggaaaCTACAATTCTTATCATGTAAattggaatcagtaacagattattacaatttgtaagtaatccaCCCAGCTCTGGTGAACACTCCCTTGTATATTTCCTCAGACTTTTGGCATATGGGATATTTTGAATCTTTCCGCTTCCTAATTCTATTGAAACCTGCAAAGTGTAAAATAAGGATGTTTTGGGCTCACCAGGTAGGAGTTGCTGGGTGGGTAGATGGCCAGCGGGCTGCGGCGCTGGAGCGGCACTGGTACGAGGGGCGGCCGTTCTCGGGTGAACGGCGGTTTATTGAGAGCCTTCTGTAAAACTATAGCCAGAATGAGAGCCAACAGCAATAGCGCGAGTCCAGCCATCAGCACAATGAACCACAGCTCACGGTAGAACGGCAAACCCCCTGCACCTGCGCCCAGCTGACCGCCGGCAGCAGTGGGAGGCTCCACACCTGAGATCACAGCCAGGAGACACAAAACAGAGCACTGCTTTAGATCCGATTGAAAGCACGAAGTATACTTCCGTTATGACGAGAACACTTAGCGCATGCATACAACTGAACGTTCAGCCTTTCGACACATGCGCACTGGAAATGTTCAGCCTTGTTCAGTGTCTGCGCTATTTCTTTCCAGAAGTTATGAGCgaaaaaaattatacttatAGCCAGGAAAGAGAGTGATCCGCTGAACAACACACAAAGAAAGTTTAATTTACTAGTGAGAAAATCAGTATCTCCTTTAAGACATTgaaataatatgtatatataattagcatatatatatatatatatatatatatatatatatatatacacacaacccgaattcggaaatgttgggacgttttttaaatttgaataaaatgaaaactaaaagactttcaaatcacatgagccaatattttattcacaatagaacatagataacataacagaaattttacactcatccactaaatgagctcatttccaatctgtgaaagagtgtgtaaaaagattgtggaattctttaaaaacaacgttcctcaacgtcaaatt carries:
- the si:ch211-57i17.5 gene encoding usherin, whose translation is MRGTTDIDTSVEPPTAAGGQLGAGAGGLPFYRELWFIVLMAGLALLLLALILAIVLQKALNKPPFTRERPPLVPVPLQRRSPLAIYPPSNSYLFDTVPETVGSPNTVTLKAFTMHMEEVIESKVMEDDCSADGEGVW